One genomic region from Xenopus laevis strain J_2021 chromosome 2L, Xenopus_laevis_v10.1, whole genome shotgun sequence encodes:
- the numa1.L gene encoding nuclear mitotic apparatus protein 1 isoform X5, whose protein sequence is MALHSGKMEALICWVNSLKVDEPVERFSQLQDLNILLKVVGVLSGNLEETTSVLQQNPEQRLNFLGSFLQKYCRPGSSAENLVQWQKILQGENLELEFSKVIVLLFYYSTMSSKNPKKSEDFDHKTQTELASILRFVLDNEESLCLDDKLINFLQRKARFPSSGDDASGSSDAMSPYMSHRRKTEVRFLELHRVASSSTIKSLPADAPSSPMIEVLHTPQFQMRRLKKQLSEVRECRDELEVELAQNHKHLAEKEAQISLLQQQIEHLRILRENQAELQEPKELEELREKNESLMMRLRDTLKQCQDMKTDKKQLERKNDQWAEENGELTYKVRDLSNRLAQLQEALYETTEEHERSLSNWQQKQNQLESELSGAVGEKKYLEEHDLILQGKISMLEDQLKKMGEREVQETGDCMGDILKLDDLKQEVAVHSTQCLSLKEQIRQLEEEKSIAEVEMEAQRSRFESEKAQLQEIVTNLQTSLSEITFQKERLDNEARAQQEHLMCQMTTLKLEISKIKSSLMHKDKELKDIHHKVEEERSEKNQLLENLKMLEESSKKDRQELIHQVEHLDSSLKVSEGNLVGITQQLESKTKEADYLREEQQKIICERDSSLSTLNEYKCKKDEEFIALNGTLRTMEQDHQTSLSVIEELKREKAELASKVQELDATILDLIAKCQNLDSENDSQSKSHAITVESLKAQLSEQESQVKIYQKKLSSNELVSKENSQLKEQLLSMEESVRNLSEHLDKEKMKFAASLDGDSKRISHLEEEMKKLTESRDAALRNLDEERTAGKKIESQLKNLEEEYHRSNESQHAQLAESCAAIKQREEERDELSKVVDIWKAKYGESQQKIAQNSCHMQEQIEELKKTHSDVYQQLEGERSKVLMIEAKASETKSSQLEKINQLEGELSAANACIKEREAEEKKLVSALHSAEEKLKIAYQGESERLSHLETALSNAKQDLDCLAKELSDEKYKKAEFEAMVKVLKEQNSERIASLESELKNSLAVVKERKCESEKLSGEVEHLKRQLDDSSQKHKEALAQKNIEIKQLIDAKEKATSDLAIKSEMGAQLQKAVDTHKSEFSALQNELSRSLDFIALKEGEVERLNKEAALRQEEIQQQQQTMTKLTEELTALAALKEKVALQEKEIKQQVQATKGAEEEMANLKSIISEKSKRIECLEQDIKNQKTDLSSIQEQYQSKLSEAQGHQALIADLEKKCKEQKELICEAQNKAAEAKTLASEKASMSEKQLKGIQTLENEIQKERQKTCDLQKQLEVSQALQAEKETELEALKKELFHKVQELEQSQKSFTDSNRELSSMLSEVQERQQALTEAKEQAEQYQKVIDMKNKEVNSLQAEINILSSKVTSKEEVSADFEQRLLQETSKSAKLEEKLKKLHTEVEVSSKELVEKNCAVDILRTEAQTFKGEADEQRMAVDCLQQKLSSQAETNNNLQQEIQSWQKNCAEKEQKICSLQQNLNSNQSLLEEFASLKRSYQEILAERGLMQQKHQEELLSHKNLTERFQAELEKTKEDMAEIVLLKEKLNNQELQLHKLQSENSDQSSQISNLQQVNSRLLGENQSLSQISDQDAKKLSIEMSTLKEQHEEEMKTLRLQYEKTQREGNEQVQDLSLRLETATSKYDHVKSKVLKDQKTFQEEKQMLLLRVQELNKQLRQQEKTLQSQQQKLKQREGETHEEAEKTHKRVIELESQLEQQTQAVEHYKAQMEKAKVHYDAKKKQNQELSDELQSHIREQEHLRKENADLKAESEQLSKELQHSLLQSKEAEQNCKNLSNRVRSLEAQVEYSDRQLQDLGKFQLATDSTKRRDTFCVPRETRSHADVSIDSLDLSFEEDQLLNSTSKNGRCNQEPATSSVHASSLDSPASSQLPKKVESLESLYFTPIPTRAQSKLESSIGSIGDLSLDSSKKTRSARRRTTQIINITMTKKTKEEREPESANTSFYSLRSAPSYQNLHQQNPRKAARPQAAISTPALASLPSQESLAKTEHFSSDDSLNNSVLMNLPGYRAPARRSSRLSQTGGRSSFYMSTCQDEPDPQEDWTRIAELQARNKTCPPHLKTSYPLESKPSLFSSTLTDEEVKLGDPKETLRRATMLPSQIQDSTTSTRRLTLAGSGAEHLKGHGISTRQQMKRVSEESHYGPDTPEGKKTATCFPRPMTPKDKHDARRLSTMESKASSSHQQVQPTRRQTSAFSIFNTPKKLGSSLLKRGLNKKTTPKNSPRGRGTNSSASSTSSKSPHLSLRKSPSRRSPRVSTAKSPKASNKVGQEEQIQFFERKQQRNK, encoded by the exons ATGGCGTTACACAGTGGCAAGATGGAAGCGTTAATCTGCTGG GTGAACAGTCTGAAGGTGGATGAACCAGTCGAGAGATTCTCACAGCTGCAGGATCTGAACATTTTGCTGAAAGTTGTCGGCGTATT ATCTGGGAACTTGGAGGAAACGACTTCAGTCCTACAGCAGAATCCGGAGCAGCGGCTCAACTTCCTGGGATCCTTTTTACAAA AGTATTGCCGGCCTGGCTCCTCAGCTGAAAACTTGGTACAATGGCAGAAGATTCTGCAGGGGGAAAACCTGGAATTGGAATTCTCAAAG GTTATCGTCCTTCTCTTCTATTACTCAACCATGAGTTCCAAAAACCCAAAGAAATCTGAGGATTTTGATCATAAAACTCAG ACAGAGCTGGCCTCCATCTTGCGCTTTGTACTGGATAATGAAGAGTCTCTCTGTCTAGATGACAAACTTATAAACTTCTTGCAGCGCAAAG CACGTTTTCCATCTTCAGGCGACGATGCGTCCGGTTCCTCCGATGCCATGTCTCCTTATATGTCCCACAGGCGGAAAACTGAAGTGCGCTTTCTGGAGCTGCATCGCGTGGCTTCCTCCTCTACTATAAAAAG TTTACCAGCAGACGCCCCATCTTCCCCAATGATTGAAGTACTGCACACCCCTCAGTTCCAGATGAGGCGCCTGAAGAAGCAGTTGAGTGAAGTGCGGGAATGCAGAGATGAACTAGAGGTAGAGCTGGCACAGAACCACAAACACCTGGCAGAGAAAG AGGCTCAGATTTCCCTCCTACAGCAGCAGATTGAACACCTTCGTATCTTAAGGGAGAACCAGGCTGAGCTGCAGGAACCCAAAGAGCTGGAGGAACTTCGGGAGAAGAACGAGAG CCTGATGATGAGACTCCGGGACACACTTAAGCAGTGTCAGGATATGAAGACTGACAAGAAACAACTGGAACGCAAGAATGATCAGTGGGCCGAAGAAAATGGCGAGCTCACTTACAAG GTGCGTGACCTGTCTAACCGCTTGGCACAACTGCAGGAGGCTCTCTATGAAACCACTGAGGAGCATGAGCGTTCTCTGAGCAACTGGCAGCAGAAACAGAACCAGTTAGAAAGTGAGCTGAGTGGTGCTGTTGGTGAAAAG AAATATTTGGAGGAGCATGATTTAATACTGCAGGGAAAAATCTCAATGCTTGAGGATCAGCTAAAGAAGATGGGAGAGAGAGAGGTGCAAGAGACAGGGGACTGTATGGGTGACATTCTCAAG ctgGACGACTTGAAACAAGAGGTAGCTGTGCACAGCACACAATGTCTCAGTCTAAAGGAACAGATCCGTCAACTGGAAGAGGAAAAGAGCATTGCAGAAGTTGAAATGGAGGCACAGAGGTCCAGATTTGAATCTGAGAAAGCTCAGCTACAGGAGATAGTCACTAACCTGCAGACCTCATTGTCAGAAATCACATTTCAGAAGGAGAGGCTAGATAATGAGGCCAGAGCACAGCAGGAACATCTGATGTGTCAGATGACAACTTTAAAACTGGAGATATCCAAGATAAAGTCTTCCCTGATGCATAAGGATAAAGAGCTGAAGGACATTCACCATAAAGTGGAAGAAGAGAGAAGTGAAAAAAATCAGCTCTTGGAAAACCTCAAAATGCTTGAAGAATCTTCAAAGAAGGACAGGCAGGAGCTTATTCACCAAGTGGAGCATCTTGATAGCTCTTTGAAGGTTTCTGAGGGCAATCTGGTTGGAATTACACAACAGCTAGAGAGCAAGACTAAAGAAGCTGACTATTTAAGAGAAGAAcagcaaaaaataatttgtgaaagAGATTCCTCTCTGTCAACACTCAATGAGTACAAGTGCAAAAAAGATGAAGAGTTCATTGCCTTAAATGGGACCTTGAGAACAATGGAACAAGATCACCAAACTAGCCTTTCTGTTATAGAAGAGCTGAAAAGGGAAAAGGCAGAGTTGGCATCCAAGGTACAGGAACTGGATGCAACCATTCTAGATCTTATTGCTAAATGCCAGAATTTGGATAGTGAGAATGATTCACAGAGCAAATCCCATGCAATCACTGTAGAGTCTCTAAAGGCACAGCTTTCAGAGCAGGAGAGTCAAGTAAAAATATATCAGAAGAAGTTGTCTTCCAATGAGTTGGTATCTAAAGAAAATTCACAGCTTAAAGAACAGCTCCTTTCTATGGAAGAAAGTGTGAGGAATCTTTCGGAACATCTGGACaaagagaaaatgaagtttgCTGCCTCTCTTGATGGTGACAGTAAAAGAATTTCCCACCTTGAGGAGGAAATGAAGAAGTTGACTGAAAGCCGAGATGCAGCACTGCGTAACCTTGATGAAGAAAGGACCGCTGGAAAGAAAATTGAATCTCAGCTCAAGAACTTAGAGGAGGAGTACCACAGATCAAATGAAAGCCAACATGCACAACTGGCAGAATCTTGTGCTGCTATTAAACAGCGGGAAGAAGAGCGTGATGAGTTGTCCAAAGTAGTTGATATCTGGAAGGCCAAATATGGAGAGTCTCAGCAGAAGATCGCCCAGAATTCCTGCCACATGCAGGAACAAATTGAAGAGCTGAAAAAGACTCATTCTGATGTTTATCAGCAactggagggagagaggagcaaagtcTTGATGATAGAAGCCAAGGCAAGTGAAACCAAGTCTTCTCAACTGGAGAAGATAAATCAGTTAGAGGGTGAACTGTCTGCAGCCAACGCCTGTATCAAAGAGAGAGAAGCTGAAGAAAAGAAGCTTGTGTCTGCTCTCCACTCTGCAGAAGAAAAACTCAAGATTGCTTATCAAGGGGAAAGTGAGCGTCTTTCCCACCTCGAAACAGCCTTAAGCAATGCAAAGCAAGACCTGGATTGTCTAGCCAAAGAACTGTCTGATGAGAAGTATAAGAAAGCAGAATTTGAAGCCATGGTAAAAGTGTTAAAAGAGCAAAATTCTGAAAGAATAGCATCCCTCGAATCTGAATTGAAAAACAGTTTAGCTGTGGTCAAAGAGCGAAAATGTGAATCTGAAAAGCTTTCTGGAGAGGTGGAGCATCTGAAAAGGCAACTAGATGATTCCAGTCAGAAGCATAAGGAAGCACTAGCTcagaaaaatattgaaatcaaACAGCTGATTGATGCAAAAGAAAAAGCCACATCGGACTTGGCTATTAAATCTGAGATGGGCGCTCAGCTACAGAAAGCAGTGGATACACACAAAAGCGAATTCAGTGCCTTGCAAAATGAGCTGTCTCGTTCTCTTGATTTCATTGCTCTAAAGGAAGGGGAAGTAGAAAGACTTAATAAAGAGGCTGCCCTAAGACAAGAGGAaatacagcagcagcaacaaaccATGACTAAGCTCACTGAAGAGCTAACGGCATTGGCTGCACTTAAAGAGAAGGTCGCCCTGCAGGAAAAGGAGATCAAGCAACAAGTCCAGGCCACTAAAGGTGCTGAAGAAGAGATGGCTAACCTGAAATCTATCATTTCTGAAAAATCTAAAAGGATTGAATGTTTGGAACAAGACATTAAGAACCAGAAGACAGACCTTTCTAGCATTCAAGAACAGTATCAAAGCAAACTTAGTGAGGCCCAAGGGCATCAAGCTTTAATTGCAGATCTGGAAAAGAAGTGCAAAGAGCAGAAGGAACTGATCTGTGAAGCCCAAAATAAGGCTGCTGAGGCAAAAACCCTGGCCTCCGAAAAGGCTTCAATGTCTGAGAAACAGTTAAAAGGAATCCAAACTCTGGAAAATGAGATccaaaaagagagacaaaagaCGTGCGACCTTCAGAAGCAGCTGGAGGTTTCTCAGGCACTGCAAGCAGAAAAGGAAACTGAGCTTGAAGCGCTGAAGAAAGAGTTGTTTCATAAAGTTCAAGAACTGGAACAGAGTCAGAAATCTTTTACTGACTCAAATCGAGAGCTTTCCTCTATGCTTTCTGAGGTTCAGGAGAGGCAGCAAGCCTTAACAGAGGCTAAGGAACAAGCAGAACAGTACCAGAAGGTGATTGACATGAAGAATAAAGAGGTAAACAGCCTGCAAGCAGAAATAAATATCTTGAGTTCTAAAGTGACTTCCAAAGAAGAAGTGTCTGCAGACTTTGAACAACGGCTATTGCAGGAAACCAGTAAAAGTGCAAAGCTAGAAGAGAAGCTGAAAAAACTCCACACAGAAGTAGAGGTATCTTCTAAAGAACTGGTTGAAAAGAATTGTGCGGTGGATATTTTAAGGACGGAAGCCCAAACCTTCAAAGGAGAAGCAGACGAGCAACGAATGGCAGTTGACTGCCTTCAGCAGAAGCTCTCCTCCCAGGCAGAAACAAACAATAATTTGCAACAGGAAATTCAGTCCTGGCAGAAGAACTGTGCTGAGAAGGAGCAGAAAATCTGTTCTCTCCAACAAAATCTCAACAGCAATCAAAGTCTGTTGGAGGAATTTGCATCCCTAAAACGCAGTTACCAGGAAATCCTTGCAGAACGGGGTTTGATGCAACAAAAGCACCAGGAGGAACTTCTGAGCCATAAAAATCTAACTGAGAGGTTTCAGGCTGAACTGGAAAAGACCAAGGAGGACATGGCAGAAATTGTTTTACTTAAGGAGAAACTTAACAACCAAGAGCTTCAGTTGCATAAATTGCAATCGGAGAACAGCGATCAGTCATCCCAAATATCCAATCTTCAGCAGGTTAACAGTCGGCTTCTTGGTGAGAACCAGAGTTTGTCTCAAATTTCTGATCAGGATGCAAAGAAACTGTCAATTGAGATGTCCACCCTCAAGGAGCAGCATGAGGAGGAGATGAAGACTCTCCGGCTGCAGTACGAGAAGACTCAAAGAGAAGGTAACGAGCAAGTACAAGATCTCAGCCTTAGACTGGAAACTGCTACCAGCAAATATGACCACGTGAAGAGCAAGGTTTTGAAGGATCAGAAAACATTCCAGGAAGAAAAGCAGATGCTCCTTCTTCGG GTGCAGGAGCTGAACAAGCAACTGAGGCAGCAGGAGAAGACCTTACAGAGCCAGCAGCAGAAGCTGAAG CAGCGGGAAGGTGAGACTCATGAAGAGGCTGAGAAGACCCATAAGAGAGTGATTGAGTTAGAGTCCCAGCTGGAGCAGCAGACTCAGGCTGTGGAACATTACAAAGCTCAG ATGGAGAAAGCTAAGGTGCATTATGATGCCAAGAAGAAGCAGAACCAGGAGCTGAGCGATGAGCTGCAGAGCCACATTAGAGAGCAGGAACATCTACGCAAGGAGAATGCAGATCTCAAGGCAGAGTCTGAGCAACTCAGTAAGGAGCTACAGCATTCGCTGCTCCAGAGCAAAGAGGCGGAGCAAAACTGCAAGAACCTGTCTAATCGAGTCAGGAGTTTGGAGGCCCAG GTGGAGTATTCCGACCGGCAGCTGCAAGACCTTGGGAAGTTCCAGTTGGCCACAGATTCCACGAAGCGTCGGGACACTTTCTGTGTCCCACGTGAGACAAGGAGCCATGCAGATGTCAGTATAGACAGCCTGGACTTGAGCTTCGAGGAGGACCAGCTTCTGAACTCAACAAG TAAAAATGGCCGCTGCAACCAGGAACCTGCCACATCATCAGTCCATGCCAGCAGTCTGGACTCCCCTGCCTCAAGCCAACTCCCCAAAAAGGTTGAGTCTCTGGAAAGCCTCTACTTCACACCCATCCCCACCCGGGCACAGTCCAAACTGGAGAGTAGCATTGGTTCCATTGGGGATCTGTCCTTAGACTCCAGCAAAAAGACACGGTCTGCAAGGAGACGGACCACCCAGATCATCAACATCACAATGACCAAG AAAACAAAGGAGGAACGAGAACCAGAGAGTGCCAACACATCATTCTACAGCCTGCGCTCTGCTCCGTCCTATCAGAATCTACACCAGCAGAACCCCAGGAAAGCTGCGCGTCCCCAGGCAGCTATTTCTACCCCAGCACTGGCCAGTCTCCCATCCCAGGAGTCCCTGGCTAAGACAGAACACTTCTCCTCTGATGACAGCTTGAATAACTCTGTTTTAATGAACTTGCCTGGTTACCGGGCCCCTGCACGTCGATCTTCGAGGCTTTCACAGACTGGAG GCAGAAGCAGTTTCTATATGAGCACTTGCCAGGATGAGCCAGACCCACAGGAAGACTGGACCCGGATTGCTGAATTACAGGCCAGGAACAAGACCTGCCCACCCCACCTCAAGACTTCCTACCCCCTGGAGTCCAAG CCGTCCCTCTTTAGCTCCACCCTTACTGATGAAGAAGTCAAGCTGGGAGACCCTAAAGAGACCCTCAGGAGAGCCACCATGCTGCCCAGCCAGATTCAAGATTCCACCACCAGCACCCGCAGACTGACCTTGGCTGGCTCAGGGGCAGAGCATTTGAAAGGGCACGGCATCAGCACCAGGCAGCAGATGAAGCGTGTGTCAGAGGAATCCCATTATGGTCCAGACACCCCAGAA